A window of Strigops habroptila isolate Jane chromosome 5, bStrHab1.2.pri, whole genome shotgun sequence contains these coding sequences:
- the EIF4EBP2 gene encoding eukaryotic translation initiation factor 4E-binding protein 2: protein MSSAGGRQPSQSRAIPTRTVALSDVAQLPPDYCTTPGGTLFSTTPGGTRIIYDRKFLLDRRNSPMAQTPPCHLPSIPGVTSPGSAGEEPKADANNLNHQEGKPSMGDDAQFEMDI, encoded by the exons ATGTCGTCCGCCGGCGGCCGCCAGCCCAGCCAGAGCCGGGCCATCCCCACACGCACCGTGGCCCTCAGCGACGTGGCACAGCTCCCCCCGGACTACTGCACCACCCCCGGCGGCACGCTCTTCTCCACCACCCCGGGAG GCACCCGGATCATCTACGACCGCAAGTTCCTGTTGGACCGCCGCAACTCCCCCATGGCCCAGACCCCGCCTTGTCACCTCCCCAGTATTCCCGGCGTCACCAGCCCCGGCTCGGCCGGCGAGGAGCCCAAAGCGGACGCCAACAACCTGAACCACCAGGAGGGGAAGCCATCCATGG GGGACGACGCTCAGTTCGAGATGGATATCTGA